A genomic region of Pseudomonas abietaniphila contains the following coding sequences:
- a CDS encoding energy transducer TonB — MSDIQQTSSIGYLTYAGDYSVRNTETLSGVTQLWQDAFARAMAQQVDDNAGTAPAYSVVAATDSMTGEPIAGARTLSKIVEQRACPVEDKEIAPPEPLFLPIAEFEWDLADKPAVPFSASELIEQQRNLEFDSSWVRPTVVNPYDDSVEPGPGPQPRPLFLPIAEFEWDLADKPATPYSPEEITEQQRNLEFDNGWARPIVLQNLRIAA, encoded by the coding sequence ATGTCAGACATTCAGCAAACATCATCGATAGGTTATTTGACGTACGCAGGCGACTACAGCGTACGCAATACCGAAACCCTGAGCGGCGTCACGCAGCTCTGGCAGGATGCGTTTGCCCGTGCAATGGCTCAACAGGTCGACGATAACGCGGGCACGGCCCCGGCCTACAGCGTCGTCGCGGCAACGGACAGCATGACCGGCGAGCCGATTGCCGGCGCCAGGACCCTGAGCAAAATCGTCGAGCAGCGCGCCTGCCCCGTCGAAGACAAGGAGATCGCTCCGCCGGAGCCCTTGTTTCTGCCCATCGCCGAATTCGAATGGGACCTGGCCGACAAACCCGCTGTGCCGTTCAGCGCCAGCGAACTGATTGAGCAACAACGCAATCTGGAGTTCGACAGCAGCTGGGTGCGTCCAACCGTAGTCAACCCTTACGACGACAGCGTCGAACCCGGCCCTGGCCCTCAACCACGCCCTCTGTTCCTGCCCATCGCCGAGTTCGAATGGGACCTGGCCGACAAACCCGCCACGCCGTACAGCCCCGAAGAGATAACCGAACAACAGCGCAATCTGGAGTTCGACAATGGCTGGGCACGTCCAATCGTGTTGCAGAACCTGCGTATCGCCGCCTGA